In a single window of the Amycolatopsis sp. cg5 genome:
- a CDS encoding KGGVGR-motif variant AAA ATPase, with the protein MPGTVITFYSYKGGVGRSFTLANIAVLLARWGHRVLCLDWDLEAPGLHDYFRPMMNAAPASGVVDLIDDFRAERVRPAAHTTRLTGVNKLDVIAAGRMDDRYAGRVQNIDWEGLYEQGFGDYLELCREQWTSEYDFVLLDSRTGISDIGGICTAHLPDRLVVLFTANVQSMDGAVSIVRLADVARDRMPYDRPRLAVLPVLSRFDSREEYARADEWRRICLDKTKGLFTNWLDRDVPPELMSRHLTLPYISYWTFGEELPVYSELNPTADQISYALETVASVIAHHFERTELLAENRDAYVGAVRTEKRTFTREVRVSTPRSTLQGATELVKHLEAQGVHAELSLSGDRSLLGKAEDGARHLCLIVDQEVSRWQKAEVELFLHRTLGQDRRLIPVLTAGTEPHRLPGYVGNLRYLRFGLSRGPAEVARGLVEQLNGITGLVDTGDVDLITLMRQVSDARLRPLLWELVDELVRALTTAVGAGDDLRAQELGADLALAIRPRTSENHHVGVPVGTREAIEWVERFLGSRHQFKGNLRD; encoded by the coding sequence ATGCCGGGAACCGTGATCACCTTCTACTCCTACAAAGGCGGCGTGGGGCGCAGTTTCACGCTCGCCAACATCGCGGTTCTGCTGGCGCGTTGGGGCCACCGAGTCCTCTGTCTCGACTGGGATCTGGAAGCGCCCGGCCTGCACGACTATTTCCGGCCGATGATGAACGCGGCTCCCGCGAGCGGTGTGGTCGACCTGATCGACGACTTCCGCGCCGAACGGGTGCGCCCCGCGGCGCACACGACCCGGCTGACCGGGGTGAACAAGCTCGATGTGATAGCCGCGGGCCGGATGGACGACCGATACGCGGGTCGAGTGCAGAACATCGACTGGGAGGGGCTCTACGAGCAGGGTTTCGGCGACTACCTCGAACTGTGCCGCGAGCAATGGACTTCCGAGTACGACTTCGTCCTGCTCGACAGCCGCACCGGGATCTCCGACATCGGCGGCATCTGCACGGCACATCTCCCGGACCGGCTCGTCGTGTTGTTCACGGCCAATGTCCAGAGCATGGATGGTGCCGTAAGCATCGTCAGGCTCGCCGACGTGGCTCGTGACCGGATGCCCTACGATCGGCCGAGGCTCGCTGTCCTGCCGGTACTGTCCAGATTCGACAGCCGCGAGGAGTACGCCCGCGCGGACGAGTGGCGGCGCATCTGCCTGGACAAGACCAAGGGACTGTTCACCAACTGGCTCGACCGTGATGTCCCGCCGGAGCTGATGTCACGGCACCTGACCCTGCCGTACATCTCGTACTGGACCTTCGGCGAAGAGTTGCCGGTCTACTCGGAGTTGAATCCCACCGCCGACCAAATCAGCTATGCGCTGGAGACGGTTGCCTCGGTGATCGCACATCACTTCGAGCGCACGGAGTTGCTGGCCGAGAACCGCGACGCCTACGTCGGCGCCGTCCGGACGGAGAAGCGCACCTTCACTCGTGAGGTCCGGGTGAGCACGCCTCGATCCACCTTGCAAGGCGCGACCGAACTCGTCAAGCATCTGGAAGCCCAAGGCGTGCATGCGGAGCTTTCCCTTTCCGGCGACCGATCCCTGCTCGGCAAGGCCGAGGACGGCGCCAGGCATCTCTGCCTGATCGTCGATCAGGAGGTGAGCCGGTGGCAGAAGGCTGAGGTCGAACTGTTCCTGCACCGGACATTGGGCCAGGACCGGAGGCTCATCCCGGTCCTGACGGCGGGAACGGAACCACATCGGCTGCCGGGGTATGTCGGCAACCTCAGGTACTTGCGGTTTGGGCTTTCGCGCGGGCCCGCCGAGGTCGCACGAGGCTTGGTCGAGCAGCTCAACGGAATCACAGGGTTGGTCGACACCGGCGACGTCGATCTCATCACCCTCATGCGGCAGGTCTCTGACGCTCGGCTGCGTCCGCTGCTGTGGGAGCTCGTGGACGAGCTCGTCCGGGCGTTGACCACCGCCGTCGGGGCCGGAGACGACTTGCGTGCACAGGAACTCGGGGCGGATCTGGCGCTGGCGATCCGGCCTCGTACCAGCGAAAACCATCACGTCGGCGTGCCGGTGGGCACGCGGGAGGCGATCGAGTGGGTTGAGCGGTTCCTCGGCAGCCGGCACCAGTTCAAGGGAAATCTCCGGGATTAG
- a CDS encoding TIR domain-containing protein: MARVYEYDVFISYPRAGATVPAWVRTHFYPRLKELLDDNLAETVSIFLDDEITIGGKWPQQVRDALQRTRVLVPVCSPKYFRDEWCLAEWYSMAEREKLAGLTSHGLIYPVIFSDSLNFPSWAHERTMRSFKDWNLPYPHFQNSLEYFDFHRAVESMAEDLVGLIERAPEWRSDWPVHTPMPDPPPVSKLPRF, translated from the coding sequence ATGGCGCGGGTGTACGAATACGACGTGTTCATCAGCTATCCCCGCGCGGGCGCGACCGTGCCCGCGTGGGTGCGCACGCACTTTTACCCGCGCCTGAAGGAGCTGTTGGACGACAATCTCGCCGAGACGGTCAGTATTTTTCTCGATGACGAGATCACCATCGGCGGTAAGTGGCCGCAGCAGGTTCGGGACGCACTGCAGCGCACGCGTGTGCTGGTGCCGGTCTGCTCACCGAAGTACTTTCGCGACGAGTGGTGCCTGGCCGAATGGTATTCGATGGCAGAGCGAGAAAAACTTGCCGGTCTCACTTCGCATGGGTTGATATATCCGGTGATCTTCAGCGACTCACTGAACTTTCCCTCCTGGGCGCACGAGCGGACCATGCGGAGTTTCAAGGACTGGAACCTGCCCTATCCGCACTTCCAGAACAGCCTTGAGTACTTCGACTTCCACCGAGCAGTGGAGAGCATGGCGGAGGACCTGGTGGGGCTCATCGAGCGGGCGCCTGAGTGGCGATCGGACTGGCCGGTGCACACGCCCATGCCCGACCCGCCCCCGGTATCGAAGCTGCCGAGGTTCTGA
- a CDS encoding ATP-binding protein: MMDQATALSNLRFDWADTPDHVWRDSPYHVSGLHTDVAAEVDKGIRDAAASDGPSPIGLVLQGKKGVGKTHLLGLVRRQAYRARGYFFLDDLTAGDAFWENTAEAMRGGLSRVDESGATQLTSFLRRVCLRANVDAKATERILNGRRLTKEDLDKFLHGLRGIDRQIALECADTARAMVLYNSEDTTTSYIGDDYLGGFEESKSGDRQKWGIRPQPKPALTTVRDISKLLALTGPVVIAVDQLDTLIARSDLNTKEPGAISDSDRLVGQIADGLMRLREVTRRTVTVLACLPNTWTQIKSKAADTVPDRFREHLTLGRVTDAELGRELIAKRLGLAYKEMGFVPPHPTWPVAPEAFEGSWDEWTPRELLKRVGAHIDLCVRTGQIRELSSFDDQAVPRVVTPRPELKPDRFAELDARFEELRAAADVAALLDQRTEDKVMPGLLSAALRGWITEVGDDNLEWAWTARNERNEVHAWLTHTIDETSDLEEHWAFRVIFAPHHLAVLHRLRKARSAAGLRVGADNRHLILLRNLPWSKGPKTQAELGAFEAAGGQRFTLSESDVRTFWALDRMFAEAPAGLHEWLVIQRHAGKSDLLSAVLPDGLPQQAAVEAVTEEVTRLEPSVDGEITLGALVKGGAPVRVELAALRKHAAVFAGSGSGKTVLLRRIIEECALLGVSTIVLDPNNDLARLGDAWPEEPEAWGPDDATLAKRYLAETDVVVWTPGRASGRPLAFQPLPDFAGVLDDEDEFSAAVEVAVATLAPQVRLTGSTVKANIGLAVLRQAVVHHARTGSRSLPGLIEVLSDLPEGVSTLNNSGRVAGDLAEALKAAMVNDPLLAGGGEPVDPGILLNPSSGKRARVSVISFIGLPAEEQRQNFVNQLQMELFAWIKRNPAGDKPLGALFVMDEAQMLAASGTLTASTRSTIVLASQARKYGLGLLFATQAPKGLHNQVVGNAMTQFFGRLNSPAQIAAANDLARAKGSPVADISRLERAQFYVASEAFGFRQVTTPLCLTHHPASPLRVEEVIERAQRENH, encoded by the coding sequence ATGATGGACCAGGCGACCGCGCTGTCGAATCTGCGGTTCGACTGGGCCGACACCCCCGACCACGTCTGGCGTGACTCGCCGTATCACGTCAGCGGCCTGCACACCGACGTCGCGGCCGAAGTCGACAAGGGGATCCGGGACGCGGCGGCGAGTGACGGACCGAGCCCGATCGGTCTTGTGCTGCAAGGAAAGAAGGGCGTCGGCAAGACGCACCTGCTCGGACTCGTGCGAAGGCAGGCGTACCGGGCTCGTGGGTACTTCTTCCTCGACGACCTCACCGCCGGTGACGCCTTCTGGGAGAACACGGCCGAGGCGATGCGCGGTGGTCTGTCCCGTGTGGACGAATCCGGGGCGACTCAGCTGACGAGCTTCCTGCGGCGGGTCTGCCTGCGTGCCAACGTCGACGCGAAGGCCACCGAACGGATCCTCAATGGACGGAGGCTGACCAAAGAGGACCTCGACAAGTTCCTCCATGGACTGCGGGGGATCGATCGGCAGATCGCGCTCGAGTGTGCCGATACCGCGCGGGCGATGGTGCTCTACAACAGCGAAGACACGACGACGAGCTACATCGGTGACGACTACCTGGGCGGGTTCGAGGAGTCGAAGTCGGGGGACCGGCAGAAGTGGGGGATCCGGCCGCAGCCCAAGCCCGCGCTGACGACGGTGCGGGACATCAGCAAGCTGCTGGCGCTGACCGGGCCGGTGGTCATCGCCGTCGACCAGCTCGACACCCTGATCGCCCGCTCCGACCTGAACACCAAGGAACCTGGGGCGATCTCGGACAGCGACCGGCTGGTCGGGCAGATCGCGGACGGCCTGATGCGGCTGCGCGAGGTGACCCGGCGGACCGTGACGGTGCTCGCCTGCCTGCCCAACACCTGGACGCAGATCAAGTCCAAGGCGGCCGACACCGTGCCGGACCGGTTCCGCGAGCACCTGACACTGGGCCGGGTCACCGACGCCGAACTCGGTCGCGAGCTGATCGCGAAACGTCTCGGTCTCGCATACAAAGAGATGGGTTTTGTGCCGCCGCACCCGACCTGGCCTGTGGCGCCGGAGGCGTTCGAGGGCTCGTGGGACGAGTGGACTCCGCGTGAACTGCTGAAGCGGGTCGGAGCGCATATCGACCTGTGCGTGCGAACCGGGCAGATTCGCGAGCTGTCCAGCTTCGACGATCAGGCGGTTCCTCGTGTTGTCACACCAAGGCCCGAGCTGAAGCCGGACCGTTTCGCGGAACTGGACGCTCGGTTCGAGGAACTGCGCGCGGCTGCGGATGTCGCAGCGCTGCTGGACCAGCGCACGGAAGACAAGGTCATGCCCGGCTTGCTGTCTGCCGCGTTGCGCGGCTGGATCACCGAAGTCGGCGACGACAATCTGGAGTGGGCTTGGACCGCTCGTAATGAGCGCAACGAAGTGCACGCGTGGCTCACCCACACGATCGACGAGACCTCGGATCTCGAAGAGCACTGGGCGTTCCGGGTGATCTTCGCGCCGCACCACCTCGCGGTGTTGCATCGCCTCCGCAAGGCGCGATCCGCTGCGGGCCTGCGTGTGGGCGCCGACAACCGGCATCTGATCTTGCTTCGCAACCTGCCGTGGTCGAAGGGACCGAAAACCCAAGCCGAGCTGGGAGCCTTCGAAGCCGCGGGTGGACAGCGTTTCACCCTGTCCGAATCGGATGTCCGCACGTTCTGGGCGCTCGACAGAATGTTCGCCGAGGCGCCTGCCGGGTTGCACGAGTGGCTGGTGATCCAGCGCCATGCCGGTAAGTCGGACTTGCTGTCGGCTGTGCTGCCCGACGGACTCCCGCAGCAGGCAGCCGTTGAGGCCGTCACCGAGGAAGTGACGAGGCTTGAGCCTTCCGTCGACGGGGAGATCACGCTCGGCGCGCTGGTCAAGGGCGGTGCGCCGGTACGCGTCGAACTGGCGGCGCTCCGCAAGCACGCCGCGGTGTTCGCGGGCTCGGGGTCCGGCAAGACCGTCCTGCTCAGGCGCATCATCGAGGAGTGCGCGCTGCTCGGCGTCTCCACGATCGTGCTCGACCCGAACAACGACCTCGCGCGGCTCGGCGACGCCTGGCCCGAGGAGCCCGAGGCCTGGGGACCCGACGACGCGACGCTCGCGAAGCGGTATCTCGCCGAGACGGACGTCGTCGTGTGGACACCCGGGCGGGCATCCGGCAGGCCGCTGGCGTTCCAGCCGCTGCCGGACTTCGCGGGAGTTCTCGACGACGAGGACGAGTTCTCCGCGGCGGTCGAGGTGGCCGTGGCGACGCTGGCTCCGCAGGTGCGGCTGACCGGGAGCACGGTCAAGGCCAACATCGGGCTGGCGGTGCTGCGGCAGGCGGTCGTGCATCACGCGCGGACCGGGTCGCGGAGTCTGCCGGGGCTGATCGAGGTGCTTTCGGATCTGCCGGAGGGCGTGAGCACGCTCAACAACAGCGGGCGCGTCGCCGGGGATCTGGCCGAGGCGCTCAAGGCCGCGATGGTCAACGATCCGCTGCTGGCCGGTGGGGGAGAGCCCGTCGACCCGGGAATCTTGCTCAACCCGAGCTCGGGCAAGCGCGCGCGGGTCTCCGTGATCAGCTTCATCGGCTTGCCCGCCGAGGAACAGCGGCAGAACTTCGTCAACCAGCTGCAGATGGAGCTTTTCGCTTGGATCAAGCGGAATCCGGCCGGTGACAAGCCGCTGGGCGCGTTGTTCGTCATGGACGAGGCGCAGATGCTCGCCGCTTCGGGGACGCTCACGGCCAGTACGCGCAGCACGATCGTGCTGGCTTCTCAAGCGCGTAAGTACGGGCTTGGCCTCTTGTTCGCTACTCAAGCGCCGAAGGGCTTGCATAACCAGGTCGTCGGCAATGCCATGACTCAGTTCTTCGGAAGGCTTAACAGCCCGGCGCAGATCGCTGCCGCCAACGACCTTGCGAGGGCGAAGGGCAGTCCGGTCGCCGACATCTCGCGGCTGGAGCGGGCTCAATTCTACGTGGCGAGCGAAGCGTTCGGGTTCCGGCAGGTCACCACGCCGCTGTGCCTGACGCATCACCCGGCGAGTCCGCTGCGCGTCGAGGAGGTGATCGAGCGGGCTCAGCGCGAGAACCACTGA
- a CDS encoding SEFIR domain-containing protein, giving the protein MSDRDAPRVFVTYSHDSPEHKEKVRLFAHFLRTVIGLDVRLDQWDDGPRRDWSLWAIDHLTEADFVLVIASPEYKRRADGLAPPDKGRGAQFEAAMIRNNLTRNLAEETERFLPVVFPGRSLDDIPTFLNPYSTTRFRVNEFTRDGVAGLLAAITGRPEFPMPERGAWQDEDRLAEVSLAHGLPWVSSSAQVRVGAASVNGVRYEDSIVFRPKKTGTDPLGFVEIELGVAYRRLTAVAGVLDDAAEPFQVGHFRICLDGVPRPEITVALGKSASIDLDVTGALKLRLEMYRPGPFGDRGPAATRLPELAWGDPTLR; this is encoded by the coding sequence ATGTCCGATCGCGACGCGCCAAGGGTTTTCGTCACGTACTCACATGATTCGCCGGAACACAAGGAGAAAGTGCGGCTCTTCGCGCACTTCCTGCGCACGGTCATCGGCTTGGACGTGCGGCTGGACCAGTGGGATGACGGCCCGCGGCGGGACTGGTCGTTGTGGGCGATCGACCATCTGACCGAAGCGGACTTTGTGCTGGTGATCGCCTCGCCCGAGTACAAGCGGCGCGCCGATGGCCTGGCCCCACCCGATAAGGGGCGCGGCGCGCAGTTCGAGGCCGCGATGATCCGGAACAACCTGACCAGGAATCTGGCCGAGGAGACCGAACGGTTCCTGCCGGTGGTGTTCCCCGGGCGGTCGCTCGACGACATCCCGACCTTCCTGAATCCGTACTCCACCACGAGGTTTCGCGTCAACGAGTTCACCAGGGACGGGGTGGCCGGCCTGCTGGCCGCGATCACCGGCCGCCCTGAGTTCCCGATGCCGGAACGCGGTGCTTGGCAGGACGAGGATCGGCTGGCGGAAGTGTCGCTGGCCCATGGTCTGCCGTGGGTTTCGAGCAGCGCCCAGGTCCGGGTGGGCGCCGCGTCGGTCAACGGGGTGCGGTACGAGGACAGCATCGTGTTCCGCCCGAAGAAGACCGGCACGGATCCGCTGGGGTTCGTCGAGATCGAGCTCGGGGTCGCGTATCGGCGGCTGACGGCGGTGGCCGGTGTGCTCGACGATGCCGCCGAGCCGTTCCAGGTAGGACACTTCCGGATCTGTCTCGACGGCGTCCCCAGGCCCGAAATCACGGTCGCGCTGGGGAAATCGGCGAGTATCGATCTGGACGTCACCGGAGCGCTGAAGCTTCGGCTGGAGATGTACCGGCCGGGCCCGTTCGGCGACCGCGGTCCGGCAGCGACCAGACTGCCGGAGCTGGCCTGGGGTGATCCGACGCTGCGCTAA